A window of the Streptomyces sp. JB150 genome harbors these coding sequences:
- a CDS encoding CHAT domain-containing protein, protein MPLDLAAPLVRRLGAHQRGDRQAVLHRDALAEAEAVLAYSLATPRGAPPCILDREGLRLVALLHSARWTARGCPGTDADRDTAVRLFALLAPYRPDAVPARLRDAVAAADRPVAHDLEDMGSRALAAYRRWVTQLDPRALEEAISLWRYAAGVLPQGHPGVPMAHSNLCTALRDRFVAHRGAHRPDLTEAVAAGRLAVASAAPDDPDRWMYSGNLSGALTVLHQVAPEEADPREAVAAATDAVRRAPRPHAVYYGHLGAALLFRGQRTPARAEADLDGAIDAFTEAARYAAADDPQRAGYLSNRAAALHTRFLTAADPDEADLADALEAAALAARISHPADPERVTHLANHCAVLSTRAERTRSAADAEALLAAERAALDAAPDDGWRASRLCSLSRALRLRFTCGGEQRHLDEAVRTARRAVRLVGGAATGPLAELALALLDMSLNAPPGGSEAEFEEATGLLTRLRHAVGPQDEPGSLIDRLTEVGGVLLARAQGHEGHPAPVRASDLDRALAVLHLAADLSADRPEPSTPEARRLAGRVATTLGEATAAHYDRTGDPAALDEAVAHLDRAVSLTAAGPAAPHARALTVLGLALRKRGVHRDSAADLHRAVEVSARAVDRLPPDDPRRPGWQSHLSAALVARYRRLRTESDVEEALRTSRASLAAASGAPPWQRAVLLTNLGSVLRETYFRTNALSDLDEAIDAFRDAVRASEAAGRAPGDAAGLLAEVLAERHHRLGLPADLDEAIDAGRRYVGAYPADHAGRADTVIQLAMALQERAATAGGAGDAEEAVAHLRQVVGALPAGTPVRERAVAWLCIALLSRAETTGSITDLDEVIVTAGPALDRTPPGHRLAVSLLTALGMAHTARFKATGDDADLRAARDVFRTAVGLPDLPPLVHFSHTAHWALRCALLEDWEESVRAYERAVAQLPLLAWHGLALADRVRGFAVTDNIGCDAAAATLNAGRPQEALHLLERSRGILLARATDSRFSPQTLAEEAPDLAGRIAELNAELYGPEADPLGRPGAGPDDEQRARDLRRRRLTRELDTLLHRALAVLGLGDTVAAPTPQELRDAAGDGPVIVVNVSFLRCDAFIVTAGGLSTVPLPELYLDGPGGVGERAGALLAALADPGAAPREAETVLRATLDWLARTIVDPVLGELDAGGVPHERLWWCPTGPLALLPLHAAGALPDRYVCSYATTLRSLADARARDAAGARADTADRVLVVDEAALPGLRPLPGARREAMQLYRRDPRHRTLLAGAPRHVVRRQLGHHAVLHFAGHAAHVPADPARSGLYCADHAGAGPLTVEEIARLRLERVRLAFLSACETARGATAVPDEGVHLAGALQLAGYPHVVAAQWPVADHAAHLLTERFYAELDTGGGLDPSRAAHALHRAVRHLRATDPNPLLWAAFVHSGP, encoded by the coding sequence ATGCCCCTCGACCTCGCCGCGCCGCTCGTGCGACGGCTCGGCGCCCATCAGCGCGGAGACCGCCAGGCGGTGCTGCACCGGGACGCCCTGGCAGAGGCCGAGGCCGTCCTCGCGTACAGCCTGGCCACACCGCGCGGCGCACCCCCGTGCATCCTCGACCGGGAGGGACTGCGGCTCGTGGCGCTGCTGCACAGCGCCCGCTGGACCGCGCGGGGATGTCCCGGGACGGACGCCGACCGGGACACCGCCGTACGGCTGTTCGCCCTGCTGGCCCCGTACCGGCCGGACGCCGTTCCGGCACGGCTGCGGGACGCCGTCGCCGCCGCGGACCGCCCGGTCGCCCACGACCTGGAGGACATGGGCAGCCGGGCCCTGGCGGCATACCGCCGGTGGGTAACCCAGCTCGACCCCCGCGCGCTCGAGGAAGCGATCAGCCTGTGGCGGTATGCCGCCGGTGTGCTGCCGCAGGGCCATCCGGGCGTCCCGATGGCCCACTCCAACCTGTGCACCGCGCTTCGGGACCGGTTCGTGGCGCACCGGGGCGCGCACCGCCCGGACCTCACCGAGGCCGTCGCCGCCGGCCGGCTGGCCGTCGCCTCGGCCGCACCGGACGATCCCGACCGGTGGATGTACTCCGGCAACCTCAGCGGCGCGCTGACCGTGCTGCACCAGGTGGCACCCGAGGAAGCCGACCCCCGGGAGGCGGTGGCCGCGGCGACGGACGCCGTCCGGCGCGCCCCGCGGCCCCACGCCGTGTACTACGGGCACCTCGGGGCCGCGCTGCTCTTCCGCGGGCAGCGGACCCCGGCCCGCGCGGAGGCGGATCTGGACGGAGCGATCGACGCGTTCACCGAGGCCGCGCGGTATGCGGCGGCGGACGATCCGCAGCGCGCCGGGTACCTGTCGAACCGGGCCGCCGCCCTGCACACCCGGTTCCTGACCGCCGCGGATCCGGACGAGGCCGACCTGGCCGACGCGCTGGAGGCGGCGGCGCTGGCGGCCCGGATCAGCCACCCCGCGGATCCGGAACGTGTCACCCACCTCGCCAACCACTGCGCCGTGCTGTCCACGCGGGCGGAGCGGACCCGGTCGGCGGCCGACGCCGAGGCGCTGCTCGCCGCGGAGCGCGCGGCGCTGGACGCGGCGCCGGACGACGGCTGGCGGGCCTCACGCCTGTGCTCCCTGAGCCGGGCGCTGCGGCTGCGCTTCACCTGCGGCGGTGAACAGCGGCACCTGGACGAGGCGGTGCGCACCGCCCGCCGGGCCGTACGGCTCGTCGGCGGCGCGGCCACCGGGCCGCTCGCTGAACTCGCCCTCGCCCTGCTGGACATGTCGCTGAACGCCCCGCCCGGCGGGAGCGAGGCGGAGTTCGAGGAGGCGACCGGCCTGCTGACCCGCCTGCGCCACGCCGTGGGCCCGCAGGACGAACCGGGCTCCCTGATCGACCGGCTGACCGAGGTCGGCGGCGTCCTTCTCGCCCGTGCGCAGGGCCACGAAGGGCATCCCGCCCCGGTACGCGCCAGCGACCTCGACCGTGCCCTGGCCGTCCTTCACCTCGCCGCGGACTTATCGGCAGACAGGCCCGAGCCGTCCACCCCCGAGGCACGGCGGCTCGCCGGCCGCGTCGCCACCACCCTGGGCGAGGCCACGGCCGCGCACTACGACCGGACCGGCGATCCGGCCGCGCTCGACGAGGCGGTGGCGCACCTGGACCGTGCCGTGTCCCTCACCGCGGCCGGACCTGCGGCGCCGCACGCCAGGGCGCTCACCGTCCTCGGGCTGGCCCTGCGCAAGCGCGGGGTGCACCGCGACAGTGCGGCCGACCTGCACCGAGCCGTGGAGGTGAGCGCCCGAGCAGTGGACCGTCTACCCCCCGACGATCCGCGGCGGCCCGGATGGCAGTCGCACCTGTCCGCCGCGCTCGTCGCCCGGTACCGGCGGCTGCGCACGGAGTCCGACGTGGAGGAGGCCCTGCGGACGAGCCGCGCGTCCCTGGCGGCGGCGTCCGGGGCACCGCCGTGGCAGCGTGCGGTCCTGCTCACGAACCTCGGCTCCGTGCTGCGCGAGACGTACTTCCGCACCAACGCCCTGTCCGATCTCGACGAGGCGATCGACGCGTTCCGGGACGCCGTCCGGGCGTCCGAGGCCGCCGGCCGGGCACCGGGCGACGCGGCCGGCCTGCTCGCCGAGGTGCTCGCGGAGCGCCATCACCGCCTCGGCCTGCCGGCCGACCTCGACGAGGCGATCGATGCGGGCCGGCGATACGTGGGGGCGTATCCCGCGGACCATGCCGGCAGAGCGGACACCGTGATCCAGCTGGCCATGGCCCTTCAGGAGCGGGCGGCGACAGCGGGCGGGGCCGGGGACGCGGAGGAGGCGGTCGCCCACCTGCGCCAGGTCGTCGGCGCGCTGCCCGCGGGGACACCGGTCCGCGAGCGTGCCGTGGCCTGGCTGTGCATCGCACTGCTGTCCCGCGCCGAGACGACGGGCTCGATCACCGACCTCGACGAGGTGATCGTCACGGCCGGGCCGGCCCTCGACCGCACTCCTCCCGGCCATCGGCTGGCGGTCTCCCTGCTGACCGCCCTGGGCATGGCGCACACCGCGAGATTCAAGGCGACCGGCGACGACGCCGACCTGCGCGCCGCCCGCGATGTGTTCCGTACCGCTGTCGGGCTGCCTGACCTGCCGCCCCTGGTGCACTTCTCCCACACCGCCCACTGGGCGCTTCGCTGCGCCCTGCTGGAGGACTGGGAGGAGTCCGTACGGGCCTACGAACGGGCCGTGGCGCAGCTGCCGCTGCTGGCCTGGCACGGACTCGCCCTCGCCGACCGGGTGCGGGGCTTCGCCGTCACCGACAACATCGGCTGTGACGCCGCCGCTGCCACGCTCAACGCGGGCCGGCCCCAGGAGGCGCTGCACCTGCTGGAGCGCAGCCGGGGCATCCTGCTGGCCCGGGCCACCGACTCCCGTTTCTCCCCGCAGACGCTGGCGGAGGAGGCACCGGACCTGGCCGGCCGGATCGCCGAACTGAACGCCGAGCTGTACGGCCCGGAAGCCGATCCGCTCGGCAGGCCGGGCGCCGGCCCGGACGACGAGCAGCGCGCCCGGGACCTCCGGCGTCGGCGGCTGACCCGGGAACTCGACACGCTGCTGCACCGCGCCCTGGCGGTGCTCGGGCTCGGGGACACGGTCGCCGCGCCGACGCCGCAGGAGTTGCGGGACGCGGCGGGCGACGGACCCGTCATCGTCGTCAACGTCAGCTTCCTGCGCTGCGACGCCTTCATCGTCACCGCGGGCGGCCTGAGCACCGTGCCGTTGCCTGAGCTGTACCTGGACGGACCCGGCGGCGTCGGCGAACGCGCCGGCGCGCTGCTCGCCGCCCTCGCCGACCCCGGTGCGGCGCCGCGGGAGGCGGAGACCGTCCTGCGCGCCACCCTCGACTGGCTCGCCAGGACGATCGTCGACCCGGTGCTCGGGGAACTCGACGCCGGTGGGGTGCCGCACGAACGCCTGTGGTGGTGTCCCACCGGCCCCCTGGCCCTGCTGCCGCTGCACGCCGCGGGCGCCCTGCCCGACCGGTACGTCTGCTCGTACGCCACGACCCTGCGCTCCCTCGCGGACGCCCGCGCCCGCGACGCGGCCGGCGCCCGCGCCGACACCGCGGACCGGGTTCTGGTCGTCGACGAGGCGGCCCTGCCCGGTCTGCGGCCGTTGCCGGGTGCCCGCCGGGAGGCGATGCAGCTGTACCGGAGGGATCCGCGGCACCGCACCCTGCTGGCGGGCGCGCCGCGCCACGTGGTGCGGCGGCAGCTCGGGCACCATGCCGTGCTGCACTTCGCCGGACACGCGGCACACGTCCCGGCCGACCCCGCCCGCAGCGGCCTGTACTGCGCCGATCACGCCGGCGCCGGGCCGCTCACCGTGGAGGAGATCGCCCGGCTGCGGCTGGAACGGGTCCGGCTCGCCTTCCTCTCGGCCTGCGAGACCGCTCGGGGCGCCACTGCCGTACCCGACGAGGGGGTCCATCTGGCCGGCGCCCTCCAACTGGCCGGATATCCGCATGTGGTGGCGGCGCAGTGGCCGGTCGCCGACCACGCGGCACACCTCCTCACCGAGCGCTTCTACGCCGAACTGGACACGGGCGGAGGCCTCGACCCGTCCCGCGCAGCCCACGCCCTGCACCGAGCCGTCCGCCACCTTCGGGCCACCGACCCGAACCCACTGCTGTGGGCCGCGTTCGTGCACAGCGGCCCGTGA
- a CDS encoding DUF4383 domain-containing protein produces MSTHARAARTARTPVQQAALVVGAVFLLVGVLGFIPGITTDYDTMEFAAHHSEAKLLGIFQVSILHNLVHLAFGLAGLALARTAAQARLYLLAGGAIYLVLWLYGLIIDHDSAANFVPVNTADNWLHLVLGLGMIALGALLTRRSTPTRTAG; encoded by the coding sequence ATGTCCACTCACGCACGTGCCGCCCGCACTGCCCGAACGCCGGTACAGCAGGCCGCCCTGGTCGTGGGCGCGGTCTTCCTCCTGGTCGGCGTCCTCGGCTTCATCCCGGGCATTACCACGGACTACGACACCATGGAGTTCGCCGCGCACCACTCCGAGGCCAAGCTGCTGGGCATCTTCCAGGTGTCCATCCTGCACAACCTCGTGCACCTGGCCTTCGGCCTCGCCGGACTGGCACTCGCGCGCACCGCGGCACAGGCACGCCTCTACCTCCTCGCCGGGGGCGCCATCTATCTGGTCCTGTGGCTGTACGGGTTGATCATCGACCACGACAGCGCCGCGAACTTCGTCCCGGTCAACACCGCCGACAACTGGCTCCACCTCGTGCTGGGCCTGGGAATGATCGCACTGGGTGCCCTGCTCACCCGCAGGTCCACCCCCACACGGACTGCCGGCTGA
- a CDS encoding phosphodiesterase, which translates to MKRPLSAVPEAAGHDAPTAGERRRRMSPRRWPFLTVEAGFRWLAALRRAPALHPRGLTCAATLEVVRDRGEPWGVPWLDTAGRYAALVRLSRAAGLPGRLPDGLGLAVRVASAGGPDRPVDLLLTSSGRGRVLRHLPVPRVDALGGPYSSLLPYRVAGRRGVLAAFPRRTAQAPVPGNPTALADALDGGPLVFDLCAAVSGGWRTFAVLTVTAPLAAQPQESVGFDIYAHSAEQFRPGGALAATRRAAYTGSRTGRARAGRRAGDLDG; encoded by the coding sequence ATGAAACGGCCCCTGAGCGCGGTGCCAGAGGCTGCTGGGCACGACGCCCCGACCGCCGGGGAGCGGCGACGGCGGATGTCGCCGCGCCGGTGGCCGTTTCTCACGGTCGAGGCCGGTTTCCGGTGGCTGGCTGCTCTGCGCCGGGCCCCGGCCCTGCACCCGCGCGGGCTGACCTGCGCGGCCACGCTGGAGGTCGTCCGCGACAGGGGCGAGCCGTGGGGCGTGCCCTGGCTGGACACGGCGGGGCGGTACGCCGCCCTGGTCCGCCTGTCCCGGGCGGCCGGTCTGCCCGGGCGGCTGCCCGACGGACTCGGGCTGGCCGTTCGCGTCGCGAGCGCCGGCGGTCCGGACCGTCCTGTCGATCTCCTGCTGACGAGCAGCGGGCGCGGGCGTGTCCTGCGGCATCTGCCCGTGCCGCGCGTCGACGCGCTGGGCGGCCCGTACTCGAGCCTGCTGCCGTACCGGGTCGCCGGCCGCCGCGGCGTCCTGGCCGCCTTTCCCCGCCGTACCGCGCAGGCACCCGTGCCCGGGAACCCGACGGCCCTGGCCGACGCTCTGGACGGCGGACCGCTCGTCTTCGATCTGTGCGCCGCGGTCTCCGGCGGCTGGCGCACGTTCGCCGTGCTGACGGTCACCGCTCCCCTGGCCGCGCAGCCACAGGAGAGTGTGGGCTTCGACATCTATGCGCACAGCGCCGAGCAGTTCCGCCCCGGCGGCGCCCTCGCCGCGACGCGCCGCGCGGCGTACACCGGCTCACGCACGGGCCGCGCTCGCGCGGGCCGCCGGGCGGGCGACCTGGACGGCTGA
- a CDS encoding DUF3618 domain-containing protein, producing MTQPHGEPIAESPDELREQVEQTRHALGRTVEALAGKADVKVRAQERAVEVKEQAALKAGELKSKAAEAASRVQDKLPDPVKDTAVRAAEQARAKAARAGRLIQDKAPEPVRARTAQGAQMARENRGLLLTAAGAGVVLWLLCRRKG from the coding sequence ATGACCCAGCCGCACGGCGAGCCGATCGCCGAGAGCCCTGACGAACTGCGCGAGCAGGTCGAGCAGACCCGCCACGCGCTCGGCAGGACGGTGGAGGCCCTCGCGGGCAAGGCCGACGTCAAGGTGCGTGCCCAGGAAAGGGCCGTCGAGGTCAAGGAGCAGGCTGCGCTGAAGGCCGGGGAGCTGAAGTCCAAGGCCGCCGAGGCCGCGTCCCGAGTCCAGGACAAGCTGCCCGACCCGGTCAAGGACACGGCCGTCCGGGCGGCCGAGCAGGCTCGCGCCAAGGCGGCCCGGGCCGGCCGGCTGATCCAGGACAAGGCACCTGAACCGGTGCGGGCCAGGACGGCTCAGGGCGCGCAGATGGCTCGGGAGAACCGTGGACTGCTTCTGACAGCAGCGGGCGCCGGTGTCGTGCTGTGGCTGCTGTGCCGCCGCAAGGGGTGA
- a CDS encoding ZIP family zinc transporter: MTQVLQAALWGLVAGSALLLGAVVGYGLRVPQKVIATVMAFGAGVLLSAVSFELVGEAYEQAGLAPAAVGTLAGAAAYTAGNMWLARRGARHRKRSGHRQDRAQPSERQQSGSGLALAFGALLDGVPESAVIGVSLLDGGAVSLVTVAAVFISNVPEGLSSSAGMREAGRGKAYVFGVWGAIALASTLSAVLGYTVVGGFSPAVIAAVTAVAAGAILAMIADTMIPEAFEEAHLAIGLVTVSGFLVSFALSHM; this comes from the coding sequence ATGACGCAGGTGTTGCAGGCGGCTCTGTGGGGGCTCGTAGCGGGTTCGGCGCTGCTGCTCGGTGCGGTGGTGGGATACGGGCTGCGCGTCCCGCAGAAGGTGATCGCGACGGTGATGGCCTTCGGGGCCGGGGTGTTGTTGTCGGCAGTCAGCTTCGAGCTGGTCGGGGAGGCGTACGAGCAGGCCGGGCTGGCCCCGGCGGCGGTCGGCACGCTGGCCGGCGCCGCGGCCTACACCGCGGGCAACATGTGGCTGGCCCGACGCGGTGCCCGGCACCGCAAGCGTTCCGGTCACCGGCAGGACCGCGCCCAGCCCTCCGAGAGGCAGCAGAGCGGTTCGGGTCTCGCTCTGGCCTTCGGTGCCCTGCTCGACGGCGTTCCGGAGTCGGCGGTCATCGGCGTGAGTCTGCTCGACGGCGGAGCGGTGAGCCTGGTGACCGTGGCGGCGGTGTTCATCAGCAACGTTCCCGAAGGGCTGTCCAGCTCGGCGGGGATGAGAGAAGCCGGCCGTGGCAAGGCGTACGTCTTCGGGGTATGGGGGGCCATCGCCCTGGCGAGCACCCTGTCGGCAGTCCTCGGCTACACCGTTGTCGGGGGGTTCTCCCCCGCGGTGATCGCCGCCGTGACCGCGGTGGCCGCCGGCGCGATCCTCGCGATGATCGCCGACACGATGATCCCCGAGGCGTTCGAGGAAGCTCACCTGGCCATCGGACTGGTCACCGTGAGCGGCTTCCTGGTGTCCTTCGCTCTCTCCCACATGTGA
- a CDS encoding YihY/virulence factor BrkB family protein, translating into MAKLHLPGRNDHRRSGSDQVPAPDEAGPDQEVERAAPDTPAKLPKRSWAHVLKGTLKEFKDDELTDRAASLTYYGVLSLFPALLVLVSLLGLTGKSATEKVLDNLKQLTPGSARDIMTRAVEQLQGNAGTGSVMAIVGLALAVWSASGYVAAFIRTSNAVYDMPEGRPVWKILPVRLAVTVVLMVLAVVSALIVVFTGGIARQAGQALGIGDSALTVWSIAKWPVLVLLVTTMIAILYWACPNAKVKGFRWVTPGSFLALVIWMVASAGFAFYVANFASYNKTYGTMAGVIVFLVWLWISNLAILLGLEFDAETVRQRAIAGGHPPEAEPYTQPRDTRTWDEDDVRRLEES; encoded by the coding sequence ATGGCGAAGTTGCATCTTCCAGGGCGCAATGACCATCGGCGCAGCGGCAGTGATCAGGTGCCGGCACCGGACGAGGCCGGGCCGGACCAGGAGGTCGAGCGGGCCGCACCGGATACGCCGGCGAAGCTGCCGAAGCGGTCCTGGGCGCACGTTCTCAAGGGGACGCTGAAGGAGTTCAAGGACGACGAGCTGACCGACCGGGCGGCTTCCCTGACGTACTACGGGGTGCTGTCGCTGTTCCCGGCCCTGCTGGTCCTGGTGTCGTTGCTGGGCTTGACCGGCAAGTCGGCCACGGAGAAGGTGCTGGACAATCTCAAGCAGCTCACCCCGGGCTCGGCTCGCGACATCATGACGCGGGCGGTGGAACAGCTGCAGGGCAACGCCGGTACCGGGTCGGTCATGGCGATCGTCGGTCTCGCGCTGGCGGTGTGGTCCGCGTCCGGCTATGTCGCGGCGTTCATCCGCACCTCCAACGCCGTCTACGACATGCCGGAGGGACGGCCGGTGTGGAAGATCCTGCCGGTCCGGCTCGCGGTGACGGTGGTGCTGATGGTGCTCGCCGTGGTGAGCGCGCTCATCGTGGTCTTCACCGGCGGCATCGCGCGGCAGGCCGGCCAGGCCCTCGGCATCGGGGACAGCGCGCTGACGGTGTGGTCGATCGCGAAGTGGCCGGTGCTGGTGCTCCTCGTCACCACGATGATCGCGATCCTGTACTGGGCGTGCCCGAACGCCAAGGTCAAGGGCTTTCGCTGGGTCACGCCGGGCAGCTTCCTGGCGCTGGTGATCTGGATGGTCGCCTCCGCAGGCTTCGCCTTCTACGTCGCCAACTTCGCCTCGTACAACAAGACCTACGGCACGATGGCCGGCGTCATCGTGTTCCTGGTGTGGCTGTGGATCAGCAACCTGGCGATCCTGCTGGGTCTGGAGTTCGACGCGGAGACCGTGCGGCAGCGGGCCATCGCGGGCGGGCACCCGCCCGAGGCCGAGCCCTACACCCAGCCCCGTGACACCAGGACGTGGGATGAGGACGACGTGCGGCGCCTGGAGGAGTCCTGA
- a CDS encoding L-threonylcarbamoyladenylate synthase: MAATTSDIEKAAGVLRAGGLVALPTETVYGLGANAEDPRAVSRIFQVKGRPPSHPLIVHIAAADQLDDWVEGVPATARVLAERFWPGPLTLVLRRGRRVPLEATGGLETVAVRVPDHPAALALLSAFGGGVTAPSANRFGSVSPTTAEHVRAELGDAVDFVLDGGPCQVGVESTIVDVTGEVPSILRPGGVTREDLEAVLGHPVAVPSTSAVRVPGQHPSHYAPRARVVLVEPEKVVAEAELAQELGHRVGVFLPPSHADAPVKAHAVVPLPRAMDAYAQGLYGFLRELDQRGCDLIVASLPVEEGLGLAVANRLRRAAGPRPSA; the protein is encoded by the coding sequence GTGGCGGCAACGACCAGCGACATCGAGAAGGCAGCTGGTGTGCTGCGCGCGGGAGGCCTGGTGGCCCTGCCGACCGAGACCGTCTACGGGCTGGGCGCCAACGCTGAGGACCCGAGGGCCGTCTCGCGGATCTTCCAGGTCAAGGGGCGCCCGCCGTCCCACCCGCTCATCGTCCACATCGCCGCCGCCGACCAGCTGGACGACTGGGTCGAGGGCGTGCCCGCGACGGCGCGCGTGCTGGCCGAACGGTTCTGGCCCGGGCCGCTGACCCTGGTCCTGCGGCGCGGCCGGCGGGTGCCGTTGGAGGCGACGGGCGGCCTGGAGACGGTGGCCGTGCGGGTGCCCGATCACCCTGCCGCGCTCGCGCTGCTGTCGGCCTTCGGCGGCGGTGTCACGGCCCCGTCCGCCAACCGCTTCGGCTCGGTCAGCCCCACCACCGCGGAACACGTCCGGGCGGAGCTGGGTGACGCCGTCGACTTCGTGCTGGACGGCGGCCCCTGTCAGGTCGGCGTCGAGTCGACGATCGTCGACGTCACGGGCGAGGTCCCGAGCATCCTGCGGCCCGGCGGGGTGACGCGCGAGGACCTCGAAGCGGTGCTGGGACACCCGGTCGCCGTCCCGTCCACGAGCGCCGTCCGGGTGCCGGGCCAGCACCCGTCGCACTACGCCCCGCGGGCACGGGTCGTCCTCGTCGAGCCGGAGAAGGTCGTCGCCGAAGCCGAGCTCGCGCAGGAGCTGGGCCACCGGGTGGGCGTCTTCCTTCCCCCTTCCCACGCGGACGCCCCGGTGAAGGCGCACGCCGTGGTGCCCCTCCCCCGCGCGATGGACGCCTACGCGCAGGGGCTGTACGGGTTCCTGCGCGAGCTGGACCAGCGGGGATGCGATCTCATCGTCGCGTCGCTGCCGGTGGAGGAGGGGCTGGGCCTCGCGGTCGCCAACCGGCTTCGCCGGGCGGCCGGGCCTCGGCCCTCCGCGTGA
- a CDS encoding SDR family oxidoreductase → MASSTHPDLSGRRALVTGAARGLGASIARRLAAAGASVCLADVRREDGEKMCASLAVEGHDARFVELDVRDADAVAAVIQDLEQDGWPVDILVNNAAVDVSKPIEHLTAEEVTRVVTTNLLGPIYLCLALYRRMVSRGNGHIVNILSTASNRTWTEAGPYSASKTGLRAFTHTLFKEAQRDCLGVGVTGVIAGGMETPFILERFPDADTSKLQHPDVVADAVLCALSVPPTSVMPEVVVVPRNEPSWP, encoded by the coding sequence TTGGCATCGAGCACTCACCCGGACCTGTCCGGCAGACGAGCACTGGTCACCGGCGCGGCGCGCGGCCTGGGGGCGTCCATCGCCCGCCGCCTGGCCGCGGCGGGAGCGAGCGTGTGCCTCGCCGACGTGCGCCGTGAAGACGGCGAGAAGATGTGCGCCAGTTTGGCCGTGGAGGGCCACGACGCACGCTTCGTGGAGCTGGACGTCCGCGACGCCGATGCCGTCGCCGCGGTGATCCAGGACCTGGAGCAGGACGGATGGCCGGTGGACATCCTGGTCAACAACGCCGCCGTCGACGTCAGCAAGCCGATCGAGCACCTGACCGCCGAGGAAGTGACCCGCGTGGTCACCACCAACCTCCTGGGTCCGATCTACCTGTGCCTGGCCCTCTACAGGCGCATGGTGAGCAGAGGGAACGGCCACATCGTCAACATCCTCTCCACCGCGTCCAACCGGACCTGGACCGAAGCCGGCCCCTACTCGGCCAGCAAGACCGGCCTGCGCGCCTTCACCCACACCCTGTTCAAGGAAGCCCAGCGCGACTGCCTCGGCGTCGGCGTCACCGGCGTCATCGCGGGCGGCATGGAGACACCGTTCATCCTGGAGCGCTTCCCGGACGCCGACACGTCCAAGCTGCAACACCCGGACGTCGTCGCCGACGCGGTGCTGTGCGCCCTGTCCGTACCCCCGACCAGTGTCATGCCGGAAGTGGTCGTCGTTCCCCGCAACGAACCGTCCTGGCCGTGA
- a CDS encoding glutamate--cysteine ligase, which yields MTLRIGAEEEFHVVDVESGQLVPRGRAVLDRLDRRGFTTELQQSALESNSQVHDSLDDLYADLAGARRRLDAAASSLGLAVVAAGTVPLARLSPRDVTENDRYRHMADEYRKVADEQLICSAQVHVDVPDRDTAVRAMCLVSPWLAPLLALSASSPFWLGADTGYASWRTMLWQRWPTAGPAGCHASAQDYDAAIEELITSGVISDAGMVYHDVRPSAHQGTLELRICDACPRAETVVLIAGLFRALVHDACERLARTDGPLCDGRHEWLRGATWRAARSGLEGDLVDPATRRARPAPEVLRRMRDHLRPALEASGDWDTVHALLEEALAEGSAAHRMRSAAAAEDLLAGVDLMVDETRGGRAGRRVAPATRLPDSPVRTGDARPYRRRTAAGGAVGR from the coding sequence GTGACGTTGCGCATCGGTGCAGAGGAAGAGTTCCACGTGGTGGACGTAGAGAGCGGGCAGCTGGTGCCACGGGGCCGCGCCGTTCTGGACCGCCTGGACAGACGCGGCTTCACGACGGAGCTCCAGCAGTCCGCGCTGGAGAGCAACAGCCAGGTGCACGACTCGCTCGACGACCTGTACGCGGACCTGGCCGGGGCCAGGCGCCGCCTCGACGCGGCGGCGTCCTCGCTGGGACTGGCCGTGGTGGCGGCCGGCACCGTGCCGCTGGCCCGGCTCAGTCCCCGGGACGTCACCGAGAACGACCGTTACCGGCACATGGCCGACGAGTACCGCAAGGTCGCCGACGAGCAGCTCATCTGCAGCGCCCAGGTGCACGTCGACGTGCCCGACCGGGACACCGCCGTACGCGCCATGTGCCTGGTGTCCCCGTGGCTCGCCCCCCTGCTGGCCCTGTCCGCGAGCTCGCCGTTCTGGCTCGGCGCGGACACCGGATACGCCAGCTGGCGCACCATGCTGTGGCAGCGCTGGCCCACCGCCGGGCCCGCCGGCTGCCATGCGAGCGCGCAGGACTACGACGCCGCCATCGAGGAGCTGATCACGTCCGGGGTGATCAGCGACGCCGGGATGGTCTACCACGACGTACGGCCCTCCGCCCACCAGGGCACCCTGGAGCTGCGCATCTGCGACGCCTGCCCGCGGGCGGAGACCGTGGTGCTGATCGCCGGTCTCTTCCGGGCACTGGTGCACGACGCGTGCGAACGGCTGGCGCGCACCGACGGTCCGCTCTGCGACGGCCGGCACGAGTGGCTGCGCGGCGCCACCTGGCGCGCGGCCCGCTCCGGCCTGGAGGGGGACCTCGTGGACCCCGCGACCCGGCGGGCCCGGCCCGCCCCCGAGGTGCTGCGCCGCATGCGGGACCACCTGCGTCCGGCGCTGGAGGCGTCCGGCGACTGGGACACCGTGCACGCTCTGCTGGAGGAAGCCCTCGCGGAGGGGAGCGCCGCCCACCGGATGCGGAGCGCGGCCGCTGCCGAGGACCTGCTCGCCGGCGTCGACCTGATGGTCGACGAGACCCGCGGTGGGCGAGCGGGACGGCGCGTCGCCCCGGCCACCCGCCTGCCGGACAGCCCGGTGCGCACCGGCGATGCCCGCCCGTACCGCCGCAGGACGGCGGCCGGCGGCGCGGTCGGCCGATAG